The window TTCGAGCTGAGTCATCAGGTCGAGCACGTCGAGCGCGACGTCGACCATGATCAGGTCGGCGCCGCGGCCTGCGCGCAGCGTCCGCATCGCCTGGTCCACGCTTTCGGCGTGGGTGACGGCGGCGCCGCGGTTCATGGCGATCCGCGTCGCGGCGGTGAGCTGGCCCTTCAGGTGGCCGACGATGGTGAGGCGCATGGCGTGTCCTCCGTTCAGGTCCGGTCGGGCTTGATGATTTCGGTCATGGTCACGCCGAGCCGCTCGTCCACGAGCACGACCTCGCCGCGAGCGACCAGCCGGTCGTTGACGAAGATGTCGATCGCCTCGCCGACCTTGCGGTCGAGCTCGAGCACGGCGCCGGGCTTCAGCCGCAGCATCGAGCCGACGTCGATCCGCGCGCGCCCGAGCACCGCCGAGACCGAGACCGGCACGTCGAACACCGCCTCGAGGTCGGCGGCGGCGCGGGCCTCGTGCGACTCGTCGTCCTTGCGCTTGGCCGGCGTCGAGAAGTCGACGTCGTTGTCGAGCTCGGGCAGCGGGATGTCCTTGCCGGCGCTCATGGCGTCGCTCCTTCGATGTCGTCGGCGCCGCCCTCGGCGGCGAAGTGCTGCGCGACCGCGTCGTCGATCGCGCGGGCGACCGCCTCGGAGTCGCGCACGACGCCGCCGTCCGCCCATTCCAGGCGCACGTCGCCCTTGGCGACATCAGGGTCGCCGAGAACGATCAGCCGGCCGGCGAAGCCGCGCTCATGCGCCATGGACGCAAGCTGCTCGCGCACTCGCTCGACGACGTCGGGCGTGACGCGCACGGCGACGTGGGGCGCCTGGCGCAACTCTAGGAAGCACGCCTCGGCGGCGGCCTCGATCTCGGCCATCGGCGCGCGGGCGACGGCGGCGCCGGCGATCTTCCGGGCGAGGGCGAGCGCGAGCGCCACGCCTTCGCGCTCAGCGACGACGGCGCGCGCGTCCGCCTGGGCCAAGGCCTCCGCGAGCCGCGCGCCGAGACTCTCCACGGCGGCCGTCAGGCGGGCGGAGTCGGCGTCGCGGGCGGCCTTGCGGCCGTCGGCCTCGCCGCGGCGGAAGGCGGAGGTCTCGGCCTTCTTGAGCGCGGCTTCGTGATCCTCCAGCGAAACCATCGCGGGGCCCTGGGGGGCGGTCGGCGCTTTGGGGGCCGGCGGCGCGCCGAAGTCCTGGTTGAACAGGAAGCGCTCCGGGCGCGGGCGCCCGTCGTCGCGCGGGGAGGGGAGGTCAGTAGACAAAGTCGTCCTCCTCCTTGTTCTTCGAGATCACGATCTCGCCCGAGGACGCCAGATCCTTGGCGACCCCGACCAGAATCGCCTGGGCCTCGTCGACGTCCTTCAGGCGCACGGGGCCGAGCGCCTCCATGTCGTCCGACATCATCTTCGCGGCCCGGCTCGACATGTTCCCCATGAAGAAGTCGCGCATGGTCTGGCTCGCGCCCTTGAGCGCGACCGCGAGCTTGTCGCGGGGGGCGTCGCGCAGCAGGGTCTGGACGCCGGCGGCGTTCAGCTTGGCGAGGTCGTCGAAGGTGAACATCAGCTGCTTGATGCGGTCGGCGCTCTCCTTCGCCTCCTCGTCGAGCTTCGTCAGGAAGCGCGTCTCGGTCTGGCGGTCGAAGGAGTTGAAGATCTCGGCGACCTGCTCGTGCGGGTCGCGCCGCGAGGTCTGGGACAGGTTCGACATCAGCTCGGCGCGCAGCGTCTGCTCGACGCGCTCGAGGATGTCCTTCTGCACGTTCTCCATGGCGAGCATGCGCTTGACCACGTCGAGCGCGAAGTCTTCCGGCAGGATCGACAGCACGCGGCCGGCCTGTTCGGCCCGGATCTTCGACAGCACCACGGCGACGGTCTGCGGATACTCGTTCTTGAGGTAGTTCGCGAGCACCGCCTCCTGCATGTTGGAGAGCTTCTCCCACATGGTGCGGCCGGCCGGGCCCCGAATCTCCTCCATGATGGTGCCGACGCGATCCTGCGGCAGGAAGCGCGCGAGCAGGCGCTCGGTCGAGTCGAAGTTGCCCATCAGCGCGCCCGCGGCCGAGAGCTGGCCGACGAAGTCCACAAGCAGGGTCTCGACCTTCGACATCTCGATCGACCCGAGGCTCGCCATGGCCGAGGAGACCTCGCGGATCTCGTCGTCCTCAAGCAGCTTCCAGATCGGGGCGCCGTGATCGTCGCCGAGCGCGAGCATCAGCACCGCCGCGCGCTCGACGCCCGTCAGCGCGAGTTTGTCGGAGGTGGCGAGCGCGGTGGAGCGGGCGGGAACGCGGGCCATCTCAGGCGGGCTCCTGCAGCCATTGGCGGATGATGGCGACCGTCTCGTTCGGGTTGTTCTGCACCAGCTCGCCGATGCGCTGGACCGACTGCGACTGCACGCGGCCGGACAGCTCGGCGATGGCTATCCGCTGGGCGGTCTCCGCGTCCGTCCCGGCGGGAAGCCCTGCGACCGAACCGTCTGGCGAGGCGAGGGCGGGGGTCCCGCCGGCCGTCAGCTGGACGATGCCGCCCGCGCCGACGGCCTCGCCCGCGCCGACGATGCTGACGCCGCCGGCGCCGTTGGCGACGAGCATGACCCGGTCGGGCGACAACGCCTTTCGCACCAGCGGGCGGACCACGACGAGCAGCACCAGCACGGTGAGCAGCGCGAGCACGCCGAGTTCGGCCCAGCGCATCAGGTCGTCACGGCTGAAATCGAACATCCCCGGCGCGTCGCCCGCGCTCTGCGAGGCGGGCATGGTGGCGAAGCGGAGGTTGACCACCTCGAGCACGTCGCCGCGGGCCTGGTCGAAGCCGACCGCCGAGCGCACAAGCGCGCCGATGCGGTCGAGCTCCTGCTGGCTGCGGGGGGCGTAGGCGGCGTCGCCATTGGCGCTTTGCGTGTAGACGCCGTCGACGAGGACCGCGACCGAGATCCGCTTCAGGCGGCCCGCGTCCTTCACCTCAGTGCGGGTGGTGCGGGAGATCTCGTAGTTCACGACCTCTTCGGTCTTGTTGGAGGCGTCCTTCGGGCCGACTGCGGCCGGAGCCTGAGCCTGAGCGGCGGCGCCGTTCGGGATCTGGTTCCCGACCGACACGGTCTGGTCCACGGGCTGGGTCGACTGCGAGCTCTCCTCGCGCGTCTGCGTCGAGCGCACCACGCGGCCTTCCGGATCGAAGGTGTCGGCGGTGACGGTGGACTTTGTATTGTCCATCTCGGCCCGCACCTCGACGCGGGCGCGGTCGGGGCCGACGATGCGGCCGAGAATCGCCTCCGCGCGCTCGCGCAGGCGGCGCTCGAGCGTCACGGTGCGCTCCTCCGCCGCCGCGGTTCCGCCGTCCTCGCCCTCGGCGCCGTCCGCGAGCAGGCGCCCGCCCTCGTCGACCAGCGAGATCTTGTCCGGCTTCAGGCCCTGCACAGCCGAGGCGACCAGATGGCGGATGGCGCGCACCTCGCCGCCGTCGAGATCGCCGCGGACCCGCACCACGATCGAGGCGGAGGGCTGCGGCGCGTCGCGCGTGAACAGCGGCTTCTCGGGGATCACGAGATGGACGCGCGCCGCCTCCACTCGGTTGAGCGAACTGATGGAGCGGGCGAGCTCGCCTTCGAGCGCGCGCAGGTGATTGACGTTCTGAACGAAGCTCGTCGCGGAGAAGCCGTCGCCCTTGTCGAAGATCTCCCAGCCGACGCCGCCGCCAGAGGGCAGGCGCTTTTCGGCGAGGCCCATCCGAAGCTTCGCCGCGTTCTCCTTGGGCACCAGGATGCCCGCGCCCTCGTTGCGGAGTTCGTAGGGCACGTTCTGCTGCTCGAGCTCTTTGATGATCGCGGAGGAATCCTGCATCGACAGGTCCGTGAACAGCGCGACCATCTGCGGCTGGGAGAAGCGCACGATGGTGAAGGCGAAGAAGCCGACGAGCGCGAGGACGACGGCGAGCATCGCGGCGATGCGGCCGGCCCCAAAGGAACGCAAGAATCCGACGAACCCGTTCACTGCCGTCTCCCGGCGCGCCGCCGCTGGTCGGTCACGCGCCACCCGGCAAGATTTGCCTGCCGTATGGTAAACGGGTCGTTAACGCCGCCCGCCGCGGCGGAGCGCAAACGAAAACGCCGGCGCGAGGCGCCGGCGTTCGTCACGTTCTGATCTTGCGGGATCAGGCCCGATACTGCTGGATCCGCGTGGTGCGCAGGCCCGCAAGGCCGTGCCGGTCGATCGAGGCCTGCCACGACAGGAACTCCTCGACCGTGAGAGTGTAGCGCTGGCAGGCTTCCTCCAGGCTTAGAAGCCCGCCGCGCACAGCGGCGACGACTTCGGCCTTCCGGCGAATGACCCAGCGTTTCGTGTCGGAAGGGGGCAAATCGGCGATCGTCAGCGGACTGCCGTCCGGTCCGATCACATATTTGGTCCGCCCGCGATGCAATTCCGTCATCGGTACTCTCACACACGACTTTCCCGTCTTCGATGACGTTACGTCGGTGGATTTAACATTTACCTAAGCGGAAAAGCCGACTTCGAGCTATCTCCAAAGGTTAAAAACTAGTAATTCAAACTTTAACGAATTATGATCTTTGCGTTCTGCTAGTTGCGGCGCAGCGGGGGCAAAATCTTCCCACCCCGGCAGAAAACGCCGGGCTTGTGGCCGGCCAAAGCCCTCATTTTCCAAGCGCTTTCGATGGCATGCCGATTGCGACCTGTGAGGCGTCCGCGTCCTGGTCCCGCTCATGCCGCATTCCGTCTCGTCCAGCTCAAGCGCCCAGGCGCCGGTTTCACCGGCCCCGTCGGCGCGCGCCGCGCAGGTCGACGACGACTTCGCGCGGGCGCTCGATGCGGCAAATTCCGTCGCGGCCGACGAATTTGCAGCGGGCGATTCTTTCGTAAGCCCGCAAGCCCCGTCCGAGCCGCGCTCGCGCGCCGCGGACGACGCGGAGTCCGAGGAGCAAGAGACGCGCGAGACCGAGCGGCGCCCGGCGCGCCGCGGCCAGACCACGCCGGACGTCGTGCTCGCCCTGGCGCTTGCGCCTCTCGCAGTTCCTAAGACGCCGATGGACGGCGAGCCCGAGGTCGTCGCCGCGTCGACCGGCGAAGTTTCCGTTCAGCCGACCGCGCCCGCTGCGGACCCGCAAGCGCCCGCTCGCGCGCAGCAGATCGTGGCGAACCCGTCGGCCAATTCGGCCGCCAAGGCCTCGCGCGAGCCGACCGCGACGGACGAGGGGATCGTGTCGCTAATCGGGACGACCGAGTCCGACCCCGCGGACGAGACCGACGCCGCGACTCCATCCAAGGCTACGCCCGACGCCGGCGATGCGGCGGCCAAGCCGGCCGTCGCTCCGTCGGGGGCGCCCGCGCACCAGACTGCGGCCGCGGCGGTCGCCGTCGCGAGGCCTGCGACGCAGGACGCCTCCTCGGACCCGCTGGCGCCGACCGCCGCCTCCGACCCCGCCGTCGCTCCCCCGGACCCGACCGCGCCGTCCCCAAACGACGGCGCGTCGGCGGATGCGGGCGGAGGCGAGGGCCAGCAGGGGGCGGGCGGCCAGACCCACGCCTCCCAGGCGACCGAGGCCGACACCCCTGCGGCGCCTCAGAACGGCGGCGCCGCGTCATCGGCCTCGGCGTCTTCCGCCGTCCCCTCGATTGATCCCGCGGCGGCCCGGCCCGCGCCGAGCTTGACTGCGACCTCCACTCCGACCACGCCGCAGGCGACGGCCGCGCTCGCCTCCGCCGTCGTGTCGAACGCCGTCGCAGCGGCCAGCGCCGGCCTGCGCCGCACACGCTTCGAGGTGCAGCTCGACGGCTCCGACCTCGGGCGCATCGACGTCCGGCTCGACATCGGCCGCGGCGGCCGAGTGGGCGCGAAGCTCACCGTCGACAGCGCCGAAGCGCGCGACCTTCTGCAGAACGACGCCCGCGCGCTCCAGCGCACGCTCGAGCAGGCCGGCTTCCGTCTGTCCGAGGGAGGCTTCACCGTCGAGGTGCGCTCGGGCGGCGCGGACGCCGGCGACCCCCAGGCGCGGCGCGAGCCGGCCGGCGGTCTCCCCGACGCGGCCGAGACCGACACCCCCATCGGGCGCGACGCCGCCCCCACCGCCTATCGCCCGCTCCGCGCCGCGGCGTCGGCGCTGGACGTCCGCGTCTGAGCCGAAGGATTTCCTGATGTCGATCACCGCGACCTCCGCCTCCACCTCGACCACGGCGAGCTCCACCACCGCGAACTCCACCCTCGCCAGCAACTTCGACACCTTCCTGACGCTGCTGACCACGCAGCTGCAGAACCAGAACCCGCTGGACCCGCTCGACACCAACCAGTTCACGCAGCAGCTCGTGCAGTTCGCCGGCGTCGAGCAGCAGCTGCAGTCGAACGCGACGCTGAGCGCGATTCTGACCGCGACCCAGACGGCGGGGTCCGACACCGCCGTCGGCCTCGTCGGCAAGACCGTCACCGCCGCCGGCGACACCGCCACGCTCGAGGACGGCGCGGCGAGTTGGAGCCTGACCTCGGCCGAGGACGACGTGACCGCGACGGTCAAGATCCGCAACGCCGACGGCGACCTGGTCGCCACCAAGACGTTGGCGCTCGACAAGGGCACGACGACCTTCACCTGGGACGGCAAGCAGACCGACGGCTCCGCCGCCGACGACGGCGACTACACCGTCACCGTCAGCGGCGTGGACAGCTCCGGAAGCGGCTCGAGCGTCAGCACCGAGGTGACCGGCGTCGTCGACGGAGTCGACTTCAGCGGCGACACGCCCGTGCTGCTGATCGGCGACCTCACCGTGCCCTTGAGCTCCGTCACCAAGGTGAAAACGACGGTTGCGTCCAGCTCCTGAGCGGCTGTCGGACGTCGACACGACGATCCTGATGATCGTCGTCGGTCCCCGGTTCATCCGGGGACTTCAGGCCGGATCTTCGAGCGCGAGCTTGCATTCGAAAACGGGCTCGATCCAAACGGGGAACGTCTGATAGAAGACCGACGATGGCGAACAGGCTTAAGGCTGCGGCGCTCGCTGTCTATCACACGACCTACGAACCGGCGCTTGCGCTCGTGCTCGGCCCGCGGCGCATCTCCGGCTTCGAGTGCGCGGCGGCCGGCGGGCCGCCGGAGGTCGCGATCCACCCCCATCGCGTCGCGGGCTGCGGGCCGGCCTGCGGTTTCGATCAGGGCGAGCGCCGCCGCGTCGTCGCGCGCTATTCGCTGAAGACACGGGGCGACGGCGCCTTGGACCGGGCGCTCGGACGCGCCGCGCGCCGGCTGTCGCTGACGCCAATGGCGATCGACCTCGACCGCTTCCCGTCGCACACCGACTTCCAGGCGCTGGTGAAGCGCCGCTCGTCGCGCACGCTGCCGAAGATCCGCAAGGCGGCGAAGATGGGCTACGTCGCCGAACGCTTTTCCGTGCACGCCCATGTCTACGACATCCACGCCGTGCGCACGTCGATGCGCTCCCGCGCCGCGGGTCCTGTGCTCGACTACTGGTTCCTGAAGCCGGAGGACGTGGCGAAGCCCGCCGGCCGGCCGGCGACCTGGCGGATGCCGAAGTGTCCCCGGCACTGGACGCTTTGGTGGGGCGTGTTCCTGCCCGAGCCGGGACACGTTCAGGGCAAGGTGCAGGTCGACCGCCGGCTCGTCGCCTACATGAAGCTGATGCGCATCGGGGACGTGCTGCACTACACCGACCTCATGGGCCACGGCGAGCATCTCGGCCACGGCGTCATGAACCTGCTGCACGACGCCATTATCCGCTGGCTTATCGAGAGCGATGAGCCGCTCGTCGAGGGCGTGCGCGTCGTGCTCTACGGCGCGGCGGAGCATGGCGGGGAGGGGCTTTTGACATGGAAGAAGCGAGCCGGTTTCGAGCCGATGCGCCTGATCCTCGCCCCGGCGCCGGACGGTAAAACCGACGCCCCGCTTTCGCGTGACCGCCGCGCGGGGTAAAGACCTGCCGCAACGCATCATGGCTGGACACGCCTTGACCCCGACCGTCGATCTCGATCTGCCCGGCGCGCCCGCCGACACGCGCGTCGTGGTCGCCATGTCCGGCGGCGTCGACTCCTCCGTCGTGGCGGGGCTGCTTTCGCGCGCGGGCTATGACGTCGTCGGCGTCACGCTGCAGCTCTACGACCATGGCGCGGCGACCGCCCGCAAGGGCGCCTGCTGCGCAGGACAGGACATCCACGACGCCCGTCGCGTCGCGGAGACGCTCGGCATCCCGCATTACGTGCTCGACTACGAGCAGCGGTTTCGCGAGGCGGTGATCGACCCCTTCGCCGCGAGCTACCTCGCCGGCGAGACGCCGATCCCCTGCGTCGCCTGCAACCAGACCGTCAAGTTCGTCGACCTGTTGCAGACCGCGAAGGATTTGGGTGCCGCAGCCCTCGCCACCGGCCATTACGTCGCCTCGCGCGCGCTCCCGGGCGGGGGCCGCGGGCTCTACCGCCCCGCCGACGCCGACCGCGACCAGACTTACTTCCTTTACGGCACGACGCCGGAACAGCTGTTGCTGCTGCGCTTCCCGCTCGGCGGCCTGCCGAAGCCCGCGGTGCGCGAGGTCGCGCGCGAACTGGGGCTGATCGTGGCCGACAAGCCCGACAGCCAGGACATCTGCTTCGTGCCGAACGGCCGCTACGCCGACATGATCGAGAAGCTGAAGCCCGGCGCCGCCGAACCCGGGCCGGTGGTGCACATCGACGGCCGCCGGCTCGGGACCCACGACGGCGTGCTGCGCTACACCGTCGGCCAGCGTCGCGGCCTGAACCTTTCGGTCGGCGAGCCGCTCTACGTCGTGCGCATCGACGCCGGGGCGAAGACCCTGGTCGTCGGCCCGCGCGAGGCGCTGGAGACGCGGACGATCCGCCTGCGCAGCCTGAACTGGCTTGGCGACGGCGCCTTCGAGGACGTCGCGGGGCTTCCCGTGCGCGCCCGGGTGCGCTCGACGCGGCCGGCGGTTCCGGCGCGGCTCACGGCGCTTGGGGGCGGCGAGGCCGAGGTGGAGCTGCCCGACGGCGAGAGCGGCGTCGCGCCGGGGCAGGCGTGCGTGGTCTACGACGAGGCGACAGGCGAGCGGGTGCTCGGCGGCGGGATCGTTCGGCCTCAGCCGCGCGTTCCCGCGGCGAATGAAGCGGCGAGCGAGGCCATACGGTGAGCGTCCAGTACGATCTGGAAGGACAGAAGAAGGCCTACGAGATCTGGGCCAAGTTCTACGACAAGGTCTATGTGCGGTTCCTGGCCGACGGCCAGAAGAAGGCCGCGGCCGCCGCCGCCGCCTGTGGTCCCGACATCCTCGAGGTCGGCGTCGGCACCGGCCTGGTGCTGCGCTATTACCCCGCGACCTCGCGCGTGGTCGGCGTCGACCTCTCCGAGCACATGCTCGCCAAGGCGCGCGAGAAGGTCGTGGCGCAGGGCCTCACCCAGGTCCGCGGGCTCTCCGTCATGGACGCCTGCAACCTCGGCCTGCCCGACGCCGTCTTCGACGCCGTCACCGTGCCCTTCGTCATCACGCTGGTGCCGAACCCGGAAGCCGCGCTTTCCGAGATGCGCCGCGTGCTGAAGCCGGGCGGCGAGATCATCGTGGCGTCCAAGATGGGCGCCGAGGACGGCCCGCTCATGAAGATCGAGGCTGCGCTCGCCCCGGTCGTGAAGACGGTCGGCTGGTCCACCGACTTCAAGGTCTCGCGCCTCGCCGCCTGGGCCGCGACCACGCCCGACATGAGCGTCGTCGAGGTGACGTCGATCTTCCCCGCGCCGTTCTTCAAGATGATCCGGATCAAGCGGGCGGTGTGATTTCGGCGGAAAGCTCGAAAGCCGCGCGGCATTTTCGTCGTTCGGCTTGGGAACCCTGGGTGGCGGGCCCACGTAAGCCTCGACACCCCGCCGCACCGAAAGTCCCCCATGCCCCCATCCGATCGCGATCTCGAACGCAACCGCTTCGCCGCCCGCGCCTCGCGCTATGCGCGGGTCGGCGTCAACGTCGGCGGGGTGGCGGCGCGGATCGCGGGCTCGCAGCTTCTGGGGCGCGCCACGGGCCGGGCCGACCGGGCGGCGGACCTGCGCGCCGCGCTCGGCGGGCTGAAGGGGCCGATCATGAAGGTGGCGCAGCTGCTCGCCACCATCCCCGACGCGCTCCCGCCGGAGTACGCCGAGGAGCTGTCGCAGCTCCAGTCCGACGCCCCGCCGATGGGCTACGCCTTCGTGAAGCGCCGGATGGCGGCGGAGCTCGGGCCGGACTGGCAGGCGAAGTTCGGATCGTTTGAGAAGGAGCCCGCGGCGGCGGCGTCGCTCGGGCAGGTTCATCGCGCGACCTCGCGGGGCGGCGAGCTGCTGGCGGTGAAGCTGCAGTATCCCGACA is drawn from Methylopila sp. 73B and contains these coding sequences:
- the fliN gene encoding flagellar motor switch protein FliN; the protein is MSAGKDIPLPELDNDVDFSTPAKRKDDESHEARAAADLEAVFDVPVSVSAVLGRARIDVGSMLRLKPGAVLELDRKVGEAIDIFVNDRLVARGEVVLVDERLGVTMTEIIKPDRT
- a CDS encoding FliH/SctL family protein — encoded protein: MSTDLPSPRDDGRPRPERFLFNQDFGAPPAPKAPTAPQGPAMVSLEDHEAALKKAETSAFRRGEADGRKAARDADSARLTAAVESLGARLAEALAQADARAVVAEREGVALALALARKIAGAAVARAPMAEIEAAAEACFLELRQAPHVAVRVTPDVVERVREQLASMAHERGFAGRLIVLGDPDVAKGDVRLEWADGGVVRDSEAVARAIDDAVAQHFAAEGGADDIEGATP
- the fliG gene encoding flagellar motor switch protein FliG gives rise to the protein MARVPARSTALATSDKLALTGVERAAVLMLALGDDHGAPIWKLLEDDEIREVSSAMASLGSIEMSKVETLLVDFVGQLSAAGALMGNFDSTERLLARFLPQDRVGTIMEEIRGPAGRTMWEKLSNMQEAVLANYLKNEYPQTVAVVLSKIRAEQAGRVLSILPEDFALDVVKRMLAMENVQKDILERVEQTLRAELMSNLSQTSRRDPHEQVAEIFNSFDRQTETRFLTKLDEEAKESADRIKQLMFTFDDLAKLNAAGVQTLLRDAPRDKLAVALKGASQTMRDFFMGNMSSRAAKMMSDDMEALGPVRLKDVDEAQAILVGVAKDLASSGEIVISKNKEEDDFVY
- the fliF gene encoding flagellar basal-body MS-ring/collar protein FliF; the encoded protein is MNGFVGFLRSFGAGRIAAMLAVVLALVGFFAFTIVRFSQPQMVALFTDLSMQDSSAIIKELEQQNVPYELRNEGAGILVPKENAAKLRMGLAEKRLPSGGGVGWEIFDKGDGFSATSFVQNVNHLRALEGELARSISSLNRVEAARVHLVIPEKPLFTRDAPQPSASIVVRVRGDLDGGEVRAIRHLVASAVQGLKPDKISLVDEGGRLLADGAEGEDGGTAAAEERTVTLERRLRERAEAILGRIVGPDRARVEVRAEMDNTKSTVTADTFDPEGRVVRSTQTREESSQSTQPVDQTVSVGNQIPNGAAAQAQAPAAVGPKDASNKTEEVVNYEISRTTRTEVKDAGRLKRISVAVLVDGVYTQSANGDAAYAPRSQQELDRIGALVRSAVGFDQARGDVLEVVNLRFATMPASQSAGDAPGMFDFSRDDLMRWAELGVLALLTVLVLLVVVRPLVRKALSPDRVMLVANGAGGVSIVGAGEAVGAGGIVQLTAGGTPALASPDGSVAGLPAGTDAETAQRIAIAELSGRVQSQSVQRIGELVQNNPNETVAIIRQWLQEPA
- a CDS encoding DUF1153 domain-containing protein — encoded protein: MTELHRGRTKYVIGPDGSPLTIADLPPSDTKRWVIRRKAEVVAAVRGGLLSLEEACQRYTLTVEEFLSWQASIDRHGLAGLRTTRIQQYRA
- a CDS encoding flagellar hook-length control protein FliK → MPHSVSSSSSAQAPVSPAPSARAAQVDDDFARALDAANSVAADEFAAGDSFVSPQAPSEPRSRAADDAESEEQETRETERRPARRGQTTPDVVLALALAPLAVPKTPMDGEPEVVAASTGEVSVQPTAPAADPQAPARAQQIVANPSANSAAKASREPTATDEGIVSLIGTTESDPADETDAATPSKATPDAGDAAAKPAVAPSGAPAHQTAAAAVAVARPATQDASSDPLAPTAASDPAVAPPDPTAPSPNDGASADAGGGEGQQGAGGQTHASQATEADTPAAPQNGGAASSASASSAVPSIDPAAARPAPSLTATSTPTTPQATAALASAVVSNAVAAASAGLRRTRFEVQLDGSDLGRIDVRLDIGRGGRVGAKLTVDSAEARDLLQNDARALQRTLEQAGFRLSEGGFTVEVRSGGADAGDPQARREPAGGLPDAAETDTPIGRDAAPTAYRPLRAAASALDVRV
- a CDS encoding flagellar hook capping FlgD N-terminal domain-containing protein — translated: MSITATSASTSTTASSTTANSTLASNFDTFLTLLTTQLQNQNPLDPLDTNQFTQQLVQFAGVEQQLQSNATLSAILTATQTAGSDTAVGLVGKTVTAAGDTATLEDGAASWSLTSAEDDVTATVKIRNADGDLVATKTLALDKGTTTFTWDGKQTDGSAADDGDYTVTVSGVDSSGSGSSVSTEVTGVVDGVDFSGDTPVLLIGDLTVPLSSVTKVKTTVASSS
- the mnmA gene encoding tRNA 2-thiouridine(34) synthase MnmA is translated as MAGHALTPTVDLDLPGAPADTRVVVAMSGGVDSSVVAGLLSRAGYDVVGVTLQLYDHGAATARKGACCAGQDIHDARRVAETLGIPHYVLDYEQRFREAVIDPFAASYLAGETPIPCVACNQTVKFVDLLQTAKDLGAAALATGHYVASRALPGGGRGLYRPADADRDQTYFLYGTTPEQLLLLRFPLGGLPKPAVREVARELGLIVADKPDSQDICFVPNGRYADMIEKLKPGAAEPGPVVHIDGRRLGTHDGVLRYTVGQRRGLNLSVGEPLYVVRIDAGAKTLVVGPREALETRTIRLRSLNWLGDGAFEDVAGLPVRARVRSTRPAVPARLTALGGGEAEVELPDGESGVAPGQACVVYDEATGERVLGGGIVRPQPRVPAANEAASEAIR
- a CDS encoding class I SAM-dependent methyltransferase; the protein is MSVQYDLEGQKKAYEIWAKFYDKVYVRFLADGQKKAAAAAAACGPDILEVGVGTGLVLRYYPATSRVVGVDLSEHMLAKAREKVVAQGLTQVRGLSVMDACNLGLPDAVFDAVTVPFVITLVPNPEAALSEMRRVLKPGGEIIVASKMGAEDGPLMKIEAALAPVVKTVGWSTDFKVSRLAAWAATTPDMSVVEVTSIFPAPFFKMIRIKRAV